One stretch of Rhinolophus ferrumequinum isolate MPI-CBG mRhiFer1 chromosome 3, mRhiFer1_v1.p, whole genome shotgun sequence DNA includes these proteins:
- the MED20 gene encoding mediator of RNA polymerase II transcription subunit 20, whose protein sequence is MGVTCVSQMPVAEGKSVQQTVELLTRKLEMLGAEKQGTFCVDCETYHTAASTLGSQGQPGKLMYVMHNSEFPLSCFALFEGGPCLVADANFDVLMVKLKGFFQSAKASKIETRGTRYQYCDFLVKLGTVTMGPSARGISVEVEYGPCVVASDCWSLLLEFLQSFLGSHTPGAPAVFGSRHDVVYGPADTMVQYMELFNKIRKQQQVPVAGMR, encoded by the exons ATGGGAGTGACTTG TGTGTCCCAGATGCCTGTGGCTGAGGGCAAGAGTGTCCAGCAGACCGTGGAGCTCCTCACCCGGAAATTGGAGATGCTGGGGGCAGAGAAGCAAGGAACGTTTTGTGTGGACTGTGAGACCTACCACACGGCCGCCTCAACCCTGGGCAGCCAAG GGCAGCCCGGGAAGCTGATGTACGTGATGCACAACTCGGAGTTCCCTTTGAGCTGCTTCGCCCTCTTCGAGGGCGGCCCTTGCCTCGTCGCCGACGCCAACTTTGACGTGCTCATGGTGAAGCTCAAGGGCTTCTTCCAGAGCGCCAAGGCCAGCAAGATCGAGACCCGGGGCACCCGCTACCAGTACTGTGACTTCCTGGTGAAGCTGGGCACAGTCACCATGGGGCCCAGTGCCCGAGGCATCTCCGTGGAG GTGGAGTATGGCCCCTGCGTGGTAGCTAGCGACTGCTGGAGCCTGCTGCTTGAGTTTCTACAGAGTTTTCTCGGCAGCCACACACCCGGGGCTCCTGCAGTGTTTGGCAGCAGACATGATGTGGTCTACGGCCCAGCGGATACCATGGTCCAGTACATGGAGCTTTTCAACAAGATCCGCAAGCAGCAGCAGGTGCCAGTGGCTGGGATGCGTTAG